From the Rhinolophus sinicus isolate RSC01 linkage group LG02, ASM3656204v1, whole genome shotgun sequence genome, one window contains:
- the LOC141569985 gene encoding stAR-related lipid transfer protein 4, whose amino-acid sequence MEVLPDATAFATKVQNTLIQYHSIEDDKWRVAKKMKDVTIWRKPSEEFNGYLFKAQGVIDDVVNSVMDHILPGPCRLDWDSLMTSMDILEQFEENCCVLRYTTAGQLWNIISPREFVDLSYTVTYEDGLLSCGVSLDWGEKKPEFVRGYNHPCGWFCVPLKDNAKQSLLTGYIQTDLRGMLPQSAVDTAMASTLINFYGDL is encoded by the coding sequence atggaagTCCTGCCTGATGCTACTGCTTTTGCAACTAAAGTTCAAAACACTCTCATCCAGTACCATAGCATTGAAGATGATAAGTGGCGAgttgcaaagaaaatgaaagatgtaaCAATTTGGAGAAAACCTTCAGAAGAATTTAATGGATATCTTTTCAAAGCCCAAGGTGTTATAGATGATGTTGTCAATAGTGTGATGGACCACATTCTCCCAGGTCCCTGTCGCTTGGATTGGGACAGTCTAATGACGTCAATGGATATTTTGGAGCAATTTGAAGAGAATTGCTGTGTTTTGCGTTACACTACTGCTGGTCAGCTTTGGAATATCATTTCCCCAAGAGAGTTTGTTGATTTGTCCTACACTGTGACCTATGAAGACGGGCTTTTATCCTGTGGGGTAAGTCTTGACTGGGGTGAAAAGAAACCAGAATTTGTTCGTGGCTATAACCATCCCTGTGGTTGGTTTTGTGTTCCACTTAAAGACAATGCAAAGCAGAGCCTTTTAACAGGCTATATTCAGACGGATCTGCGTGGGATGCTTCCTCAGTCTGCAGTAGATACAGCCATGGCAAGCACTTTAATCAACTTCTATGGTGACTTATGA